One segment of Gemmatimonadales bacterium DNA contains the following:
- a CDS encoding methyltransferase domain-containing protein gives MSSDNILRADAPAVRAEVPAWSEDALTARARKVWTAGDFLPIARSFAPGAEEFITRLALRPGESVLDVACGTGNLAIPAARAGARVSGIDIAPNLIAEARLEARTAGQAITFEVGDAEALPYVDDQFDTTVTMFGAMFAYRPERAAAELLRVTRPGGRVAMANWTPEGFIGKVLRAHVGVVPPPPGVPSSLEWGKEETVRARFGGGVTSLTCTRRTLELRFPFPPAAVTELFAANYGPTVTTLRATDPQGASRLRDELTSLFQQHNLATDGTTAVAGEYLDVQARVA, from the coding sequence ATGTCATCCGACAACATCCTCCGCGCCGACGCTCCCGCCGTCCGCGCCGAGGTCCCCGCCTGGTCCGAAGATGCCCTCACCGCCCGGGCACGGAAGGTGTGGACGGCGGGCGATTTCCTGCCGATCGCGCGCAGCTTCGCGCCCGGCGCCGAGGAGTTCATCACCCGGCTGGCGCTGCGCCCTGGGGAATCGGTACTTGACGTCGCGTGTGGTACCGGCAACCTCGCCATCCCGGCGGCACGGGCCGGCGCTCGGGTGAGCGGCATCGACATCGCGCCGAACCTGATCGCGGAGGCCCGGCTCGAGGCCCGGACCGCCGGTCAGGCCATCACGTTCGAGGTGGGCGATGCGGAGGCGCTGCCCTACGTCGACGATCAGTTCGATACCACCGTGACGATGTTCGGCGCGATGTTCGCCTACCGGCCGGAGCGGGCCGCGGCGGAGCTGCTGCGGGTCACCCGCCCGGGAGGCCGGGTAGCGATGGCGAATTGGACGCCGGAGGGCTTCATCGGGAAGGTGTTGCGGGCTCACGTCGGCGTGGTGCCGCCCCCGCCGGGTGTACCGAGCTCGCTGGAGTGGGGCAAGGAGGAAACGGTTCGTGCCCGCTTCGGGGGAGGGGTGACCTCGTTGACCTGCACCCGCCGGACCCTGGAGCTTCGCTTCCCGTTTCCACCGGCAGCGGTCACCGAGCTGTTCGCCGCCAATTACGGGCCGACGGTCACGACGCTCCGCGCGACCGATCCCCAAGGCGCGAGCCGGCTGCGCGACGAGCTCACCAGTCTGTTCCAGCAGCACAACCTCGCGACCGACGGGACCACGGCCGTGGCGGGGGAATATCTCGACGTGCAAGCGCGGGTCGCCTGA
- a CDS encoding AraC family transcriptional regulator, with amino-acid sequence MDPLSDLLRVVRLDGAYFYAVEAAEPWSVETVAAQELSPRIMPDAEHLISYHVLTQGRCFGGLDGEDQVELAPGDVLVFPHGDAHLMSSGRGLRTGPEVNSSAPARYPHTVLLGDHGPRVTSFVCGFLACDRRPFNPLLAALPRRMHMRGMSNAWHGNFTRQLIEESRLGRAGADTVLTRLAELMFIEVVRRYLEDLPQGQTGWLAGIRDDVVGRVLALLHSRPAHPWTLDELARAAASSRSNVAKRFALLVGQPPMQYLAQWRMQIAANLLAQSGAKVATIGAEVGYDSEAAFSRAFKKATGLAPGAWREARRTTRQ; translated from the coding sequence ATGGACCCCCTCTCAGACCTGCTGCGCGTCGTCCGCCTCGATGGCGCGTACTTCTACGCGGTCGAGGCGGCGGAGCCGTGGAGCGTGGAGACAGTGGCCGCCCAGGAGCTCTCGCCCCGCATCATGCCGGACGCGGAGCACCTCATCTCCTACCATGTCCTGACCCAAGGCCGCTGCTTTGGCGGCCTGGACGGCGAGGACCAGGTCGAGCTCGCCCCGGGCGACGTCCTGGTCTTCCCCCACGGCGACGCGCACCTGATGTCGAGCGGGCGAGGCCTTCGCACCGGTCCCGAAGTCAATAGTAGCGCGCCCGCCCGTTACCCCCACACTGTCCTGCTCGGCGATCACGGGCCCCGGGTCACCTCGTTCGTCTGCGGATTTCTGGCCTGTGACCGCCGGCCGTTCAACCCCCTGCTGGCGGCACTCCCACGCCGGATGCACATGCGGGGCATGTCGAACGCCTGGCACGGCAACTTCACTCGGCAGCTCATCGAAGAGTCCCGCCTGGGCCGGGCCGGCGCCGACACGGTCCTCACCCGGCTGGCGGAGCTGATGTTCATCGAGGTGGTGCGCCGGTACCTGGAGGATTTGCCGCAGGGGCAGACCGGCTGGCTCGCCGGCATCCGCGATGATGTGGTGGGGCGGGTACTGGCGCTGCTCCACAGTCGGCCAGCGCATCCGTGGACGCTCGACGAGCTCGCTCGAGCCGCGGCCTCTTCCCGGTCCAACGTGGCCAAGCGGTTCGCCCTGCTGGTGGGCCAGCCGCCGATGCAGTACCTCGCGCAATGGCGGATGCAGATCGCGGCCAACCTGCTCGCCCAGAGCGGCGCGAAGGTCGCGACCATCGGAGCGGAGGTGGGATACGACTCCGAGGCCGCCTTCAGCCGGGCATTCAAGAAGGCCACCGGCCTCGCTCCCGGTGCGTGGCGCGAGGCTCGCCGCACCACTCGCCAGTAG